One segment of Ficedula albicollis isolate OC2 chromosome 2, FicAlb1.5, whole genome shotgun sequence DNA contains the following:
- the DLX5 gene encoding homeobox protein DLX-5, translated as MLRPSQQSAGDRHRAAASSPRHVCLEPSSPAASPSPPRLRAMTGVFDRRVPNIRSGDFQAPFQTAAAMHHPSQESPTLPESSATDSDYYSPAGGAPHGYCSPTSASYGKALGALNPYQYQYHGMNGSAGNYPAKAYADYSYASPYHQYSGAYNRVQSSFLFSPLLPPHSQVKIWFQNKRSKIKKIMKNGEMPPEHSPSSSDPMACNSPQSPAVWESQGSSRSLSHHAHAHAHPPNSNPSPASSYLESSTSWYPAANSINSHLQPHGSLQHPLALASGTIY; from the exons ATGCTGCGCCCCAGCCAGCAGTCTGCCGGAGACAGACACCGCGCCGCAGCCTCCTCCCCCAGACATGTCTGCTTAGAGCCGAGCAGCCCCGCCGCCAGCCCCAGCCCGCCGAGGCTCCGAGCTATGACAGGAGTATTTGACAGAAGGGTCCCCAACATCCGATCCGGCGACTTCCAAGCTCCTTTCCAGACGGCTGCAGCCATGCACCACCCGTCCCAGGAATCTCCCACTTTACCCGAGTCCTCTGCTACGGATTCCGACTACTACAGCCCGGCGGGGGGAGCCCCGCACGGCTACTGCTCGCCTACCTCGGCTTCCTACGGCAAAGCGCTGGGGG CGCTCAACCCCTACCAGTATCAGTACCACGGCATGAACGGATCTGCCGGGAACTATCCTGCCAAAGCCTATGCAGACTACAGCTACGCCAGCCCCTACCACCAGTACAGCGGGGCTTACAACCGGGTCCAGagctcc ttcctcttttctcctctcctcccgCCCCACTCCCAGGTGAAAATCTGGTTTCAGAATAAAAGATCCAAGATCAAGAAGATCATGAAAAACGGGGAGATGCCTccggagcacagccccagctccagcgACCCCATGGCCTGCAACTCTCCACAGTCACCTGCGGTTTGGGAATCTCAGGGCTCGTCCCGCTCCCTCAGCCACCATGCCCACGCACACGCTCACCCTCCAAACTCCAACCCGTCCCCTGCATCCAGCTACCTGGAGAGCTCCACTTCCTGGTACCCCGCTGCCAACTCCATCAACTCCCACCTCCAACCCCACGGCTCCCTACAGCACCCGTTAGCGCTGGCCTCTGGGACGATTTATTAG